ACAGTCACAGTCGTGCGCCAAGCGTCTTTTCTGAGAATGAGATCAAAGAGAGACAACGAGCATGGGCTAAAATTCCTATGCCTCTGACTCTCCGTGGGCCTCGCTTGGCTACTCCAATGAAACCCATCAGCATCGCCATCGAGCATGGCAGCAACTCCGGGGTTGGAAAGAGCGACAATCGCGAACCTAATGCTACTAAGCAGGGGGTGCCAATCTCAGGACAGAATGTAACCTCTGCTCCAAGCACCAGCGATGTTTACGAGCCATCTACGTTCGAGAACCCCGAGTCTAGGTTTCCGTTGCCGCAGGTACCAAAAAGCTCTTCTGCTGCTCACTCCACCAGGTCAACAAGAGAAGATGCCACAGAATCGCAGGGAACCACCCTAGATGAAGCACAGCCATCCGAAATGCCTACAACCTCTCCCATGACCGAAAATGCCACATACAAGGTTGAACAATCATTTGAGCAAGAACATACTTCAGACACGCTACCAAGAGGCAAAGGAAAGAATgcgaagaaggccaagaaaaaaaaagcgAAGAACATGGCATCCACGAGCAACGAATCCAATCACGCCTTTCAACAAAATCAgccatcctcttctcaatcCAGCTACATGGCACCTCAGCACATGCATAGTAGTAGTGGACGGTTGGGGTCTAATACGCACTATGGAGGTCATATCGGAAGTCAGGAATCGGGCTCATCTTCGCCTATCAGGCGACACCACGATGACCCTGAGCAGCCTTCTGTATCTGGGTCTGCTAAGCGAAGTAAGAAGCATGGGAATAAGAACGAAATTActcagcaccagcaccagcctcagcctcaacccCTACCTTCATTTGACGAATCAGATTCCCCTGATGAGGACGAACGCGGCCGTCGGGGATTCAGAATGGGTAGAGGAGGTTCACTTCGCTTTGGCAAGCAACGTCGACCTCGTCCTATGATTCCTAGCTCAATGCTTGCAGGAGAACAATTCGATGCTCAAGCGCCACCTCCTTCATCCGATTTTGCTTTCCAATGCCAGAGCCTTCCCGAATCTGATGACTCGCTGAACTTGCGTGATCATGGAAATGGCGCAAGGAGCCGCCTCAATCCCGAGGCCCGAGAGTTTGTATCTCCATCGAGAACAGCGTCTCTCAATAAAGGACCAGTTGCCAATCTTAGCGGTGGTGAAGCACCAAGCAGTGGCACAGTGAATGAATTAGCTTTCAAACATGACCAAACAGATGAACCGATCCGAGAGGTCCCCAAGACTGGGCACGATGATGCATGCGTGACACCTCTTCAGAATGAAAAAGCCCCATCCGCTGTAACTAGCCAGACCCCTCAACGTCGTCGAGCCATCTCAGAAGCGGTCCAAAGAGGAACTCCTAGAAAGGAAAAGGGGCCTGGTCATCAAGGAGAGGGAAAGAAGACTCCGGCAAAAAGTTCGAAACGAGGCAAAGGCAAGGAGAGGGCAGTGACGGTGAGTGCCAGGGCCGACAAGGCTGAGGCAAAGGTCGAGAAAGCTCAAGAGATGCCTCAAACTCCAGAGAATCAAGGAGGAAAAGTCAAGAAGCCTGGCCTGATCAACGATGACTGGCCCTCACTTCCAGCCTCTCAGGAACGGGCACAGTCCAAGCCACAGACACCCTTGATTTGGGGCGGAAAGACAAAATCTACCCAAGATGACGGTGGACTCGGACAAGGATCTCCTGTCACGAGGAACTAGACTGTGACGTGACTGAGACATAGCAGGAAGAACAGGGAGGACTGAGCAGACATGAATTGAGAAATGGTCAGTGAATTTATTTCGGCCGGTACTGTTCGCTCTACTTGACATCAAGTCAgtagaagaggaagaaaagaaaaaagtgAATAGGGGACAGGGTAGTGGATTTCATGGGCTTGCATTGGGCATGGACAAGTTGGATTGTCCATTAAAATAGTTTGCGATATCTGGTCTGTTGTTGGGCACGTCATCACGGTATCGGGTCAGGGGATTATAAAAAAGTGCGATTTCAGCAAGGTGTAATATAGTACCGTGAGTACAGAGCTATGGTTTGTTATGTTTCTTTATAATGGTGAGGTGCTTGCTACATTAATATTCGAAGCCCGGAAGCTTATATGTATCTCGGTGTGATATTGGGGAACAATATGACCCCAGTAGCGAGCGACGAGGCCATGAAGCAGCTACGAGGAGGTCGAtattcaagatgatggatggtCTTCGTAGTAGTACAATGCTCTCTTGTCGCATGCTGATTTGACCCTATTTACATTTCATCGTCGTAATGCCCGAGCTCGAGGTCTCTCCCTTTgacttctctttcttttcgcAAATATTAACCAAGCGATAATCATGTTTCTATTGATCAGCCTTGACCAAGCCAGTGACGgtctcctcaatctccttgtcGGATAGACCCTCGAGGATCTGTGACTTCTCAACACCTCGGTCTGTTTTAATCATGTCAGTACTGCCGTGATTTCGATGATATCGCTCTAGTATGTCCGAGGAGCTCCAGTGATATAGAATACGAACCATATCGGGCAAAGACCTTGGGCTGGGTGCCAGCGGCCTCTCGGATCAGGATGGGAATGTTGGGGTTGTTGCGCTTCATGGTAGGGTACGATCGGGTGATGAATGATCTATATTGGCGCGAGAAACAATCAGTCCAATGATTCCTCAAGCTCTACCGTCCTTGTGCAATTTCCTTCGCTCGCTCGTGTCCTCCAATGCGCCCAATTGGGCCAGTATCATGTCgtttgttgttgtcgttGTCGT
The window above is part of the Fusarium oxysporum f. sp. lycopersici 4287 chromosome 8, whole genome shotgun sequence genome. Proteins encoded here:
- a CDS encoding NADH dehydrogenase (ubiquinone) 1 alpha subcomplex 2, encoding MSAKYGFTKSLREVRFLFCQTSEQSAALRSFITRSYPTMKRNNPNIPILIREAAGTQPKVFARYGSYSISLELLGHTRAISSKSRQY
- a CDS encoding NADH dehydrogenase (ubiquinone) 1 alpha subcomplex 2, giving the protein MSAKYGFTKSLREVRFLFCQTSEQSAALRSFITRSYPTMKRNNPNIPILIREAAGTQPKVFARYDRGVEKSQILEGLSDKEIEETVTGLVKADQ